From the Gorilla gorilla gorilla isolate KB3781 chromosome 22, NHGRI_mGorGor1-v2.1_pri, whole genome shotgun sequence genome, one window contains:
- the LOC134757875 gene encoding uncharacterized protein isoform X2 has product MKSVVFMFLNERVYVFVSVFFLPLFYVFLPSFLPFSPSLGVSSSLPFLLSLFLFFFLSCFISLSFPVFPSFFFPLCFFFPFFLRFFPHSFSLFHVSFLSVCLLKMDCFKSFLCVSTFFKRSLFSPFSSSLPAPFPPSFPFAVCLFAPFPPSLPLSLPLSVSVWILEEPTHSASPCVCSDRRPSPCVFFLPPSLPPSLPPSLPASEMHLQTPTRRGLSSDSVAVEAETRFGYRLCGVGVEGLRFWPREELLDSRFRFCGPRAALPSGSVSLTFAAVVGLHLAAAFRSCSRLPELRWQLPREGTVPAVS; this is encoded by the coding sequence ATGAAAAGTGTTGTATTTATGTTTCTAAATGAACGAGTGTACGtatttgtctctgttttctttcttcctctcttttatgtttttcttccttcctttctacctttctctccttctttaggcgtttcttcctctcttcctttccttctttctctctttctgttcttttttctttcgtgctttatttctctttcgttccctgtctttccttcttttttctttcctctctgtttctttttcccttttttccttcgtttctttcctcattctttctctctttttcatgtgtctttcctttccgtctgtcttttaaaaatggactGTTTCAAAAGTTTTCTTTGCGTATCTACGTTTTTTAAACGgtctctcttttctccattttcttcctccctccctgctcccttccctccctccttccctttcgcCGTCTGTCTCTTTGCCCCATTCCCCccgtccctccctctttctctccctctgtctgtctctgtgtggaTTCTGGAAGAGCCTACGCATTCTGCCTCTCCGTGTGTCTGCAGCGACCGGCGACCGAGTCCTTGTgtgttctttctccctccctccctccctccctccctccctccctccctccctgcttccgaGATGCATCTCCAAACACCCACACGCCGTGGGTTGTCTTCTGACTCTGTCGCGGTCGAGGCAGAGACCCGTTTTGGGTACCGTTTGTGTGGGGTTGGGGTAGAGGGGCTGCGTTTTTGGCCTCGGGAAGAGCTTCTCGACTCACGGTTTCGCTTTTGCGGTCCCCGGGCCGCCCTGCCATCCGGATCTGTCTCGCTGACGTTCGCGGCGGTCGTCGGGCTCCATCTGGCGGCCGCTTTTAGATCGTGCTCTCGGCTTCCGGAGCTGCGGTGGCAGCTGCCGAGGGAGGGGACCGTCCCCGCTGTGAGCTAG